From the Oryza glaberrima chromosome 5, OglaRS2, whole genome shotgun sequence genome, one window contains:
- the LOC127775153 gene encoding serine/arginine-rich splicing factor SR45-like isoform X1, whose translation MATKPRRRSPSLSSSSSTSYSRSPASPSSFSSSPSLSRSPPRPARGARSPSPPPPPPPPRKASPPPESTVLHVDHLSRNVNEDHLKEIFENYGEVVNVELSMDRVVNLPRGYGYVEFKNRADAEKALLYLDGGQIDGNVVKVRFALPPQQQKAAASPKALHSSPKRDVVDHNKVGPSAEKATKQQPRKPASPQRKPAPSPRRRSPPSRRVESPRRRPDSPPIRRRTAPSPIRRGGTPSKRPGSAIRRRSPSPPPRRLRSPRRLSPRRDRGSPIRRRSPLPRRRLTPPRRMWSPPRRPQSLRHRSRSPIHRPIRSPSRSISPRRGRGPPVRRGRSSSSYSDSPTPPRRGPRRVLRSRSPRRPLRGRSASSYSRSSSSSGSPIRN comes from the exons aTGGCCAccaagccccgccgccgctccccgtcgctctcctcctcctcctcaacatCCTACTCGCGCTCCCCCGCAtcgccctcctccttctcctcctccccgtcgctcagccgctcccctccccgccccgcGCGGGGGGCCCGctcgccttcaccgccgccgccaccgcctcctcccag gaaAGCGTCTCCGCCCCCTGAGTCCACCGTCCTCCATGTTGACCATCTCTCCAGGAACGTCAATGAGGATCATCTCAAGGAGATTTTTG AAAATTATGGTGAAGTCGTCAATGTGGAGCTCTCCATGGATAGGGTG GTCAATCTTCCCCGTGGGTATGGATATGTTGAGTTCAAGAATAGAGCTGATGCAGAGAAGGCTCTTCTTTACTTGGATGGT GGCCAAATTGATGGAAATGTTGTTAAAGTCAGATTCGCGCTTCCACCACAGCAGCAAAAAGCTGCTGCTTCTCCAAAAGCTCTTCACTCTTCACCAAAAAGGGATGTGGTTGATCATAATAAAGTTGGTCCTAGTGCTGAAAAGGCCACCAAACAGCAGCCCAGGAAAC CAGCATCTCCTCAAAGAAAGCCAGCTCCATCTCCAAGAAGGCGATCTCCTCCAAGTCGAAGAGTTGAATCACCTAGGCGTAGGCCTGATTCTCCTCCAATTCGCCGTCGAACAGCTCCCTCTCCAATCAGGCGTGGTGGAACTCCTAGCAAGAGACCAGGATCCGCAATCAGAAGGCGCTCACCCTCTCCGCCCCCTCGAAGACTAAGATCACCAAGGCG CCTATCACCAAGAAGAGATCGGGGCAGTCCAATCCGCAGGCGCTCCCCATTGCCTCGTAGAAGGCT GACTCCTCCAAGGAGGATGTGGAGTCCTCCCAGAAGACCACAGTCACTTCGCCATCGCAGTAGATCTCCCATTCACCGACCAATTCGCTCCCCTTCCAGATCGATTTCTCCACGCAG GGGTCGGGGTCCTCCTGTGCGCCGTGGACGGTCATCCTCATCGTATTCTGATTCACCTACTCCTCCAAGAAGG GGACCAAGAAGGGTGCTCAGAAGTCGCAGTCCTAGAAG GCCTTTAAGAGGAAGAAGTGCCTCTAGCTACAGCCGTAGTAGCAGCAGCTCAGGTTCCCCTATCCGCAATTAA
- the LOC127775153 gene encoding serine/arginine-rich splicing factor SR45-like isoform X2: MATKPRRRSPSLSSSSSTSYSRSPASPSSFSSSPSLSRSPPRPARGARSPSPPPPPPPPRKASPPPESTVLHVDHLSRNVNEDHLKEIFENYGEVVNVELSMDRVVNLPRGYGYVEFKNRADAEKALLYLDGGQIDGNVVKVRFALPPQQQKAAASPKALHSSPKRDVVDHNKVGPSAEKATKQQPRKPSPQRKPAPSPRRRSPPSRRVESPRRRPDSPPIRRRTAPSPIRRGGTPSKRPGSAIRRRSPSPPPRRLRSPRRLSPRRDRGSPIRRRSPLPRRRLTPPRRMWSPPRRPQSLRHRSRSPIHRPIRSPSRSISPRRGRGPPVRRGRSSSSYSDSPTPPRRGPRRVLRSRSPRRPLRGRSASSYSRSSSSSGSPIRN; encoded by the exons aTGGCCAccaagccccgccgccgctccccgtcgctctcctcctcctcctcaacatCCTACTCGCGCTCCCCCGCAtcgccctcctccttctcctcctccccgtcgctcagccgctcccctccccgccccgcGCGGGGGGCCCGctcgccttcaccgccgccgccaccgcctcctcccag gaaAGCGTCTCCGCCCCCTGAGTCCACCGTCCTCCATGTTGACCATCTCTCCAGGAACGTCAATGAGGATCATCTCAAGGAGATTTTTG AAAATTATGGTGAAGTCGTCAATGTGGAGCTCTCCATGGATAGGGTG GTCAATCTTCCCCGTGGGTATGGATATGTTGAGTTCAAGAATAGAGCTGATGCAGAGAAGGCTCTTCTTTACTTGGATGGT GGCCAAATTGATGGAAATGTTGTTAAAGTCAGATTCGCGCTTCCACCACAGCAGCAAAAAGCTGCTGCTTCTCCAAAAGCTCTTCACTCTTCACCAAAAAGGGATGTGGTTGATCATAATAAAGTTGGTCCTAGTGCTGAAAAGGCCACCAAACAGCAGCCCAGGAAAC CATCTCCTCAAAGAAAGCCAGCTCCATCTCCAAGAAGGCGATCTCCTCCAAGTCGAAGAGTTGAATCACCTAGGCGTAGGCCTGATTCTCCTCCAATTCGCCGTCGAACAGCTCCCTCTCCAATCAGGCGTGGTGGAACTCCTAGCAAGAGACCAGGATCCGCAATCAGAAGGCGCTCACCCTCTCCGCCCCCTCGAAGACTAAGATCACCAAGGCG CCTATCACCAAGAAGAGATCGGGGCAGTCCAATCCGCAGGCGCTCCCCATTGCCTCGTAGAAGGCT GACTCCTCCAAGGAGGATGTGGAGTCCTCCCAGAAGACCACAGTCACTTCGCCATCGCAGTAGATCTCCCATTCACCGACCAATTCGCTCCCCTTCCAGATCGATTTCTCCACGCAG GGGTCGGGGTCCTCCTGTGCGCCGTGGACGGTCATCCTCATCGTATTCTGATTCACCTACTCCTCCAAGAAGG GGACCAAGAAGGGTGCTCAGAAGTCGCAGTCCTAGAAG GCCTTTAAGAGGAAGAAGTGCCTCTAGCTACAGCCGTAGTAGCAGCAGCTCAGGTTCCCCTATCCGCAATTAA